tgGGCATTCTAtgataaaggctgtcatggtaacgggcattctattataaaggctgtcatggtaacggGCGTTCttttataaaggctgtcatggctaactgcaatattgGTGTCGTTTGGTTCatttgacttgagacttgaggttcatttgcagtaaagtctaggcaacaaataacaaTGGCATGCTTTCTTTATACTTTTTATCTGTTTgttaggttcacattaaccactATTTTACGCAGACTGATCATATTCTTTTGTtttaattagttaaaacctgcatttccccctagcagggatttatttatttttatacatgtTTCAGTGCAAAATAAAAATGTGAGCATGGCGCATGACATCAGCAGACTATCAGAGGTTTTTGAGTCCAATGTTTAAGTGTCCCAAAAACTGGGTCTCCATTGAAGGccccaaacacacaccaaaaAAGCACCCAGGAATGGTTCAAAAAGAGTTGCTAGACTGTCCAGATCTGAATCACATTCAAAACCAGCGAGTGCAGAGAACAGAAGTTGGTGGAGGGCATCCCCTTTAAACATTGAAGAAGTAGAAGAGTTTGTTGCTGGAAAAAAATGGGCATAACTTCCAGTAGAAAAGGGGCTGCAAACTCATGGCTACAAGGAGTGTTTATCTGCAGTTGTCTTGGCCAAAGGCTGTGCGACCATCTCCCAGACAGTAATGTAGTCCAGTCACCGTAACCTCAAGGTCTAGTCCCTAGTGTCCAGGTCTGAatcctttatttattttacctttttatttaactaggcaagtcagttaagaacaaattcttattttcaatgacggcctaggaacagtgggttaactgccttgttcaggggcagaacgacagatttgtaccttgtcagctcagggggttgaacttgcaaccttccggttactagtccaccgctctaaccactaggctaccctgcctcaaGTCACAAGTCCCTTGtagttgtgtgttttttttaagcaGCATTTTATTACACTAAGCACGTTTCGATCCAATCCTTTTTTTTATGGAAGTAAAGTACGTTGGATAAAAGAAATGTCACGACAGGCCGGATGGCAAGGGCAAAATTGTCGGTTAACTTTCCAAATGTTCACCAAACTAAATActctagacaaggtgggatctttttgtctcTAACATTTATGTGAGAAATGGCTATGGGAACAGcttttttatgtaaaaaaaaatatttatataaccatatcgaagtaaacttggagtcacgcgatatgttgtgtggtcctacCATTACGACTTGGgggggaaagcatgcagttttaggctacagatgaaataagttatgatgaacctcacagggtggtgaatgtgCACGGTGATGGACTTGAtgttcctttccaataaatatcgagggtcttattctgatgacatgatgatcgatgcttggctgctgttTAACAAATACTCTTTTGTCCATGATAATCTCATGTAGACTATACCCACAAtgtatctgccagctgttggctagagagtACGTGCCAAGACCGGAGTCGGCACAATTGCTATATAACTCAACAGTTTTTTTTGACAACCATAACTAGAGTAGAAAATGAGATGAGATGGAAttttatgtgcactatgtcatcacgcaCAGTGAAGTGAATTTTATGGAAACTTTTCTCTGGTGGGAAACCAAGGTTTCAGTATATTTGACCAGCACTATAGTAGTGACGTATGATTCACTCTCCTGGTGACCTTCTGATGTACTTCACTACCTTTTTTTTGTTTGCTAGTTAAACGTTCTAGAATTATATGACATTCTAGAATGCCATTCTAGAATTAACGTGCAAATTCTAACACGACTCCTGCCCTTCTCTCTCGTTTATAGACGCAGAGAACGACACGCCAAGACCATTGACATTGCACAAGAAGAGGTGCTCACCTGCCTGGGCATCCACCTGTACGAGCGACTGCACAGAATCTGGCAGAAACTGAGGGCAGAGGAGCAGACCTGGCAGATGCTCTTCTGCCTCGGCATCGATGCTTTACGCAAAAGCTTTGAGGTTTGTGTTTGCACGATGCCTGCCAGCATTAGGCTACCAATAACAAGCTTATGTGACAGACATATTTTGTTGATGGAAGTGATGTATGGCGAGTGCTTTCCCATCCGACACGTCTATGTTTACAGTGTTGTGGCATGTCAGTGTATGTATTGGTTCatttgacatacatttttttttttatcatgttTATTTAGCCAGGACTCCTCTCTTTATAATAACGACGTGGTAACACCCGTTTTCCCCTCAGACGGCGGTGGAGAAGGTGCAGGGCATCAGTCGTCTGGAGCAGCTGTGTGAGGAGCTGTCGGAGGAGGAGAGGGCCAAGGAGCTGAAgcaggagaagaagagacagaagaagaagaacagaCGCAAAAACAAGTGTGGCTTCGATACGTCTGAGCAGGAGGCTGAGGGCAAGAACCTGGCTGAGGTAACGCTtcgttttacacacacacacacacacacacacacacacacacacacgagcactgaggcaacaggggaaataCCAGTGAGTCTGTTATAGGAAACTGTCCTCACATGCCATCAGCATGCTTGTTCCACATTATCTGGTTAACCTCATCCAGGCTAGaggtcgacctctaatccaggCTAACCATGTCATTGTACGGCTTAATAATTCATTCTGTTTGTGACCTTGTTGTTCACACATTGTGCTTCGTCACATTTCAGACTTTCCAAATGCCGTCAGTAGGTTTTAAATGGCAAATATAGCTATCAAATGTTTGGCGTTTTTTAAATTCCTTAACTGTCACTGCCCATAATACTGTTCTCCCTTTTCTATGGTCTGGCCATTTAGGGATGTTACTCTGATAGTGTCCTGTCATTCTCGGTTATCCCCCCCATGCAGGGTTCATTAGAGTCTGTGGAGAACGGTGGCTGCAAAGCCTGTGGAAgccgagaggaggaggaggaggggcatgTCAGCTGTGTGGAGGTGGTCGTCACCAGCAACGAGAGCACTACTTCCTGCAGCTGCCCAGACAGCACCGTGCCCATCCTGGGCTCTCCTAAAGTCAAGAAAGGTAATGCTGTCACCACCATCCAACCATCACTCAAGACCAGACACCTGACCCTGGGTAAGATCAATCTTACCAATGACAGCCATCCTTTCTGAAATGTGTTTATTTGAGTTAAGGGACCATTTTACAATTTGAAATGTGAATCTCAAGAGCAAATGTGATGTATTTATATCCTAGCTAGACAGCTAATTGTTATCTTCAGTCCCCGTTGATGAATCGACAGGCTGAACTCTGTGGTTCAGTGTGTGTATTTCATgattttccctttattcagacaGGAGGCAGAGTAGCAGTGGGCTTGGGATGTGTACCTACACTGACTGGTGTATGTTGTCAACACTCTGTCTGGCTTATCGTTTTAACatctaaaatcattgaaattgttttttatttttatttcagtgTAAATGCACAATTTGTAAGCTATTCAAAATAATAGCCTAGTCTTTCACGATCAACCATTTGAATGACTATAGGCTTAATGGAGTAATCTTAAAGTTGTTTTGCGATTTTTAGCattaaataaaaacatagtaacaatgagagagagaacaaacaattGCAAGCGACTAATGGAATAGGAAGTTGAAACAAACCTGGAACGTTACTGCCTTCACTAAAATCACTCCTGGCAAACCAAAACAGACCATAATAGGCTATAGACCTACACGTAGGCTACTGTCAATAAaagtttcagtaggctaaacatTATTTATAAATTAATTATTTGTGTTATTTACAAAGCGTTTATTAATGTGCTTGAATTGCACAATGAACAGTAGGGCATATAAGTTCCTATAGCTGCACTTCAATGAGCGGGAacaaaaaataaatgaattatGAGTTATAAGTTATCATACTAACAACTTTATTTTAAATAGCTTACAAATGGTGCATGtgcatgtacactgaacaaaaatatataaatgcaacaattttcaaagataaataaaaatacatttttactgaGTTtgtttcatataaggaaatcagtcaattgaaataaattaatctgTTCATCACCGATAtcttaaacaaaacaacaaagatcaCGCTGAAAcctgaggtgatggcggcggatgaatgacacgacaatgggcctcgggCATCTCGTCACggtttctctgtgcattcaaattgccatagataaaatgtaattgtgttcgttgtccgtagcttatacctgcccataccataaccccactaccaccatgggacactctgttcacaacattgacatcagcgaACCGCTCACCCATAAGACAAATAGGCCTATTTTGCCTATCGAACTGCAAATCCAAAACACATACAATCAgataaaacaaattattatttataacATGATTTATGACCCTATTTTAATAAAAACAATGTATGAACATTGGCTTAGGCTAAAAACAAATAGCCTAAGCATATTATGATGTGCAATTTGCATATTGAACTGTACACATCCTAAATATAGGCATACAAGTTACACAAAGTAGCCTTAACAACAAAAAATGCTATTAAGTCTTACGGTTTGACAGAATATTTTTTCTTATGCTTGGGGCTGTCTGTCTTCCAATAAGATGCATCTAGATTTGAATATAGgccacaacttttttttttttttttttttttaagtgcaaTGAGGAACCATTTTAGGGGTAGTTGCTTTACCATGTCTGTCAGGGAACACCAGAATGTTGACCTTTTCTGCCCCAGAGTAGTGAATTcagcaggatggatggatggacttgtaaatgttgacagggTTTGTCATCTGTCCGTCCTTTTCCCTGGATCTTTTTTCTTATTCTGCAAGGGACTTCGGTCATGTTTTTGCTGCTGTTCCTGCATCTTTATTAGAATGACATTATGCACCAAATCACACTTCTGTTTCAACCAATGTGTAGTTTATATTGTGTTTTTCCTGCCATTTGACACCTACGAGTGCAACTATATCTGGACAGGATGATGTGTTATTCCAGACATTgcctaacctgtgtgtgtgtgtgtgtgtgtgcacaccatgaacaaaagtatgtggacacctgctagttgaacatctcattccaaaatgtttggcattaatatggagttggtccccccctttcctgctataacagcctccactcttctgggaaggctttccactagatgttggaacattgctggagGGACCTGCTTTCATTTagccatgagcattagtgagatcgggcTCTGATGTTGGTAGATTAGGCTTGACTCGCAGTCGGcgatccaattcatcccaaaaggtgttcgatggggttgaggtcagggctctgaaggCCAGTCAATTTATTcaacactgatctcaacaaaccatttctgtatggacctcgctttgtgcacaggtgcattgtcatgctgaaacagggccttaacacaaactgttgccacaaagtcggaagcacagaatggtctataatgttattgtatgctgtagcgttaagatttcccttcactagaactaaggggcctagcccgatcCATGGAAAAATAGCCCAAGGCATTATTTGtcgtccaccaaactttacagttgccacgaATGCATTCGGACATGTTctactggcatccgccaaaccgaGATTCGTCCgatggactgccagatggtgcaGCAGGATTTATCActctgcttccagaggcagtttgggactcagtagtgagtgttttGCCACCAAGGACAGACCATTTTAAGCGCTTCAGtgctcggcggtcccattctgtgaggattgtgtggcctaccacttcgcggctgagccgttgttgctcctagacgttaccacatcataataacagcacttacagttgaggCAGCTCTACccgggcagacatttgacgaaccgacatgttggaaaggtgacatcctatgacggtgccacgttgaaagtcactgagcacttcagtTAGGCCATTTGACAaacgtttgtctatggagattgcatggctgtgtgcttgattttatacacctgtcggcaacgggtgtggctgagaTGGCTGAATCCACTGAAGGGGTGTctgcatacttttgtatatatgtaGGGGGGCATTACCTGCTAGACCAGCCTCATTGAGTGtatatttatttaattgtttGGTCATTTCTTTAGGTCTTTCGCCTCACAGTAATGGGAGTGACTGTGGTTACTCGTCTAGCATGGAAGGCAGCGAGCCTGGCTCACAGGAAGGATGTGACGTCGCCTGCGCTGAGGGTATCTGCAACCACCACGAAGCAGGTTGGTCCATCTTCAGTTAATAGTCCATATAGTGGCTAGTTGTGTCAAAGCTAGAACAAAATGGGGATTCGTAACATTAAGGGGAAAAAAACTGATCccaaaacttcttttttttttcccCTCACACAAGTTTTAATCACAGTGCAGTTATTACAAAACATTTTCCGTGTTATGGCCTAACTAGACGATAGGCTGTTAAGGCCTGGGGAACCCCGAGTAAGCGGAACTTTAAGCTACTTTTGGGAATTTGCGAGGCCTGTAAGACAAGACACGGATTACGAAGTCGTATGCGCTGGCTGCACCTGCTCTTTCGCTTTGCTaatgatgcgtgtgtgtgtgttcagtcttcgGTCTGTTGCCTGTAGATGATCCTAACCTATTCATTGATAAGCCTCTGCTTTACTGAAGGTATCAGGTATTGCATGCCAAAAAATTGCGAGATACAGCTTTTCTTCGCTATTCACGTGGAATTTTAAGATTATTTCATATGGTTTTTAacagccccccaaaaaaacatgctGTATACCTtatgaccccccaaaaaaaaaaaatgctgtatACCTtatgaccccccaaaaaaatgctgTATACCTtatgaccccccaaaaaaaatgctgTATACCTtatgaccccccaaaaaaatgctgTATACCTtatgaccccccccaaaaaaatgctgTATACcttgacccccccaaaaaaacaaaatgCTGTATACCTTATGACCCCCAAAAAAATGCTCTATACCttatgaccccccccccaaaatgctGTAAACCTTATTTATGTTCCATCCCTAGTAGTGTTGCTGTTTGTCATTGTGTGGAATGCTCAGAATGTGGCATACATGCATCGAATGCTTGTCATATCCTTGTCGTCTTGTCATCTGAAGGAGACTACTTGTGTGGTCATCAATGTGCTGAAGACAAGGAGGAGGACTGTATGGACAGCTGTGTGGAGTGCTGGGCCAGCTCTGAAGAGAACACCAAGGGCAAGAAGAAGAATAAGAGAAGAAAGAACAATGGCTTGTTATCTTACCATCAGGTTAGATGAGAATGTCATTAGGGGATGGGATTTAGCAGGACTTCctgcttttaaaaaaacattgttttagtGGTTTCCCATTCATATAGCTTATAATTGAAATTGACCTTTCCCCTAGCCAGATTTTCCTGATGGATATATTAGCCCAGTCAGAGATGTGATCTGGTCATTCATTGCTTCTCAGGTAAAACTATTAAAAAGAAACTTTTGTCTTTCTCAACCAGGGTCCAAATGCTGAGGTTTGTGTTATGGAAGAGAACAGGAAAGGGCAAAACACCGCTGCAACGTCACCCGTGTGCAGAACCAAAGAGACGTGTGCCCAGTTGTGCCTCGACATCTTTTCTAGTATCCCACCGCAGTTACCACGTGCAGAACATCGAAAGAAGATCAGCCATTATCTGGAGGATACCAGTGCCAAGAGTCTCATGGAACTGCTGGTcagtgacttttttttttttttttttttttttttcaaaagttgGGATGGTCACTTCAGTGTTGACATCATTATTTGTACTAGTTTTGAGTTCCGTGTGAGTTGGTAGGATGTGAAGCATTTATTCAATGTGTGTTTTGAAAGGTCCATTTGATCAGTGCTTTTTTGTGTTGTGGTTTTTTTGTACTGAAAACAGGATGACTCTGAAGTGACTTCCGATGAAGAGAACTGCCTCACGCAGGATGAGATCCAGTCCTTTGTGGACAACAACAAGTCCTTCTACAACAACCGTGACCAGTACCGACAGCGGCTGAAAGATAAATTCACCAAGTACTGCCACGGAGGTGCAGATTGGtttgctgctgccaccaccagcgTCAATTAATGAATTAGCTCCTGTTGCACTACTCTACTGTCATGATATCTTGTTACTGGGACAACACACATGGTGATTACCACCCCTCTGCTCACACCGCCTTTTAAAGGAGAAAGAATTCAGTAGTACATTTTAGTGTCTTGTTCAATGAGCCCCCACCCCCCTTTGGTTTGAAGTACATGTGGTTCCTATTTTCCCACCTTTGTTCATCTTCTGTCACCTCTACCTGTTCATCTTGTCACACCGTCCTTGTTGTCGTCCGTCCCACCCTGACCAAACCCAGTTTCTTTTCTGGTCTCATTTTGTAGGGCTGTTGGTTTAGAGCACAGTGGATCTGATAATTAAGCTTGCAAGCTGTGACATTAGGGTTTAGATGTTAGGTAgtcttatttttttgttttttgcattttccattttttttctcgTGTCTCTTCCTCTGTGATGCTTCATTTTAGTGGGAAAAGTTGTACCAATAAATGTGTACAGAAATTATATAATCTGAATAGATTTTACAGTAAAACATCCATTTATAACAGGGGTTGGATGTGATGTAAAGGGTGCAATGTGTAAAATTGACAAAATAAAGAATATTTATTAATATGCATTAGAAAGTTGTTTGTGCTGTTtgacttcttttttttttcttctgacaTGGCAACCAGCTCGTGCTATGTTCATAAAGACACCAGGAGATGGCGTGATATGACGAGTTTACCCTCACAGATTGGGTGCTGACCATTTAAATAGTGACGTTGACGTTTGTCTCCTTTAAAGATTCACAATGTTTAAGCATTGAATGCATCTTTCGCATTGTTCCAGACATATTTGTGATCTCAAACCATTTTATTTGCAGCACTATTGGATTTGAGTGTTcgtcactttaaaaaaaaaaaaaaaaaataccaaTTTTATCTTATGAAtctatttttatacatttttagaaGCTAGTATAATTTATAAATAAGGAACTATCCCGGGCCCGGTTTCCAAAAGAATCCCAAAGCTAAAAGCATCGTTAGAATCATAGGAACCAGTGGTTCTAATGCCGTAAGATTATTTTGGAGACCAGCACTGGCTGAGcaagttatttttttttattttccagTCATCAGATGTAACAAAATGACTTCTGCGTTGGAAATGTCCAAACGAATGCGTTGTGAAATCATATTCGAAAGGAGACTTGCGTCAACAGTGTTATCAGAGTACATGATTTATCAGTAGGTTGCACACTAAAATCCCGTATGTCTGTTTTTCAATAAGAAGAGTACTCATgaacacagtggaggtgtcaGACTCGTCTTTTCATACTAAACAAATACGCGTCCTGATCCAGGAAGTAACATCTGAATGATTGACGTTGTTTTTGAACCAACCGAAGAGCAATCTAAACACGTTAATTCCGCCTCTATTAGAAAACAACCAATAGTGATCCAGGAAGAACTTCCGCTGCAGGAACAAGGCATGTTCATTGTACAAGGCTCTTCTGAAAGAATACCGCGACTATTATTTTAAGGTGAAGTCTGAAATATGTGATTACTTCAAAGTTGTTTAATCAGTTTAAAAACGACTTTTGTGTTCCGATTTAGTTTGATATGTGTTAACCGATTGGTGCCGCATGTACGAATGACCGAAAAGTAAAGGTTGCACGTTGTACAAAATCGACATCACCGTTTTTGTCGGCTCAGGAATTTGTTCGCTAGCACAGCTAGCTTTGATAGCAAAGCCACCTTGTGGTCCTGTCTTGACATTCTAGCCTGTAATTGTGGTAtggattatttttattttttaaaatctatatacagtttCTAGTTTGATCAGGAATCTCGTTTAAAGTGTCATTTTAATTGTTTTTCCGCATTTTGTTTAATTTGAGAAAAACAGCTTTCTAGTTCACGCTTgtctgtataaaaaaaatatttaaaaaaggaggaggggggggggacatttTGGGAGGAGAAAATAACCTTCTCAGTGGGttttttacaacaaaaaaacatccccaaacccaataATCATGAACGGGTTCAGCACTGAAGAAGACAGCCACGACGGTCCCCCAGCGCCGCCGTTTTACGGTCAGACTTGTTGTTTGATTGAGGACGGTGAGCGCTGCGGACGATCAGCTGGAAACGCCTCCTTCAGCAAACGGATCCAAAAAAGCATATCGCAGAAAAAACTCAAACTGGACATCGACAAAAGCGTAAGTGTTTTATTGCTAACTAACGTTCGTTGTCTCAACCATTTGAGACTATGTAGTTCGTCCCCATAGACATCCCCTTCTACCAACTGGTTAAGCAAACCAAGCACTTGGTAATCGAGCAAGCTTGTCAAATTCAACCTCACTCTTTTATTATAAGGTTTGTTCTGCGCCATAATTATGTATCACGGAAAATGGTGGACTTCTCTCTGACTGCTTATGGTTTCATTTGGAGTAGCAGCCAGTGGGACAGCAAACAAGAAAGGGTTTCTCCCCCCACCTCCAATCCGAGCTTTGGCTGGCAGTTTCACCCTGCGTAGACAGTCTTTTCCACGCCTCCACTCCCTAAAATGGCTGTTACTAAGGAAGCTATAGGTTGTCCTGGGGGGGGACACAAAAGTTACGAGGCAGTTCTATTTGGCTACAAGCAAATGTgatgaagaaggagaagaaaataAACTCCCTAGTGTATAGTTGTCTGTCAAATCCAGCTGTGAAATGTATACAATGTATCCGCCACCGACAGATAGAACTCTTGTCTTTCAGCACTCAATGCTATAAGGCGTTTCGCAACCACCGCCCCAATTGAACTTGAAATGTAAAATTGCGGCTTTGCTATCTGGAAAACTACACGTTGCTGTGTTCTGGTCAGGGGTGTGGATTCTTGCTCCCAAACTACTAATATAAGATGAAAGGTCCCCAAGTGGTGATCCATGGTCATTTCTCTTAGATGATTTTATGCACAATGGTTGAGTATAGGAAAACCtgctcatttatttttatttaacttggcaagtcagttaagaacaatttgttatttacaatgatggccttgttcaggggcagaacaatagatgtttaccttgtcagcttggggatttgatctagcaacctttctgttactggcct
Above is a window of Oncorhynchus tshawytscha isolate Ot180627B linkage group LG30, Otsh_v2.0, whole genome shotgun sequence DNA encoding:
- the ggnbp2 gene encoding gametogenetin-binding protein 2 isoform X3; this encodes MARLVAVCRDGEEDFPFLARQIPLYIDDTLTMVMEFIDSVMNLDTHQINSSQMKQFVEHHSMLKQQDLNIAMMVTSREVFSALSQLVPCVGCRRSVERLFSQLVESGNPALEPLTVKPTGVLSVTKTCMADAKTLYTLFYIHGSKLNDMINAIPKSKKNKRCQLHSLETHKPKPLGGSWMDVWELMSQECRDEVVLIDSTCLQETLETYLRKHRFCTDCKNKVLRAYNILIGELDCTKEKGYCAALYEGLRCCPQEHHVHVCCETDFMAHLLGRAEPEFSGGYERRERHAKTIDIAQEEVLTCLGIHLYERLHRIWQKLRAEEQTWQMLFCLGIDALRKSFETAVEKVQGISRLEQLCEELSEEERAKELKQEKKRQKKKNRRKNKCGFDTSEQEAEGKNLAEGSLESVENGGCKACGSREEEEEGHVSCVEVVVTSNESTTSCSCPDSTVPILGSPKVKKGNAVTTIQPSLKTRHLTLGLSPHSNGSDCGYSSSMEGSEPGSQEGCDVACAEGICNHHEAGDYLCGHQCAEDKEEDCMDSCVECWASSEENTKGKKKNKRRKNNGLLSYHQGPNAEVCVMEENRKGQNTAATSPVCRTKETCAQLCLDIFSSIPPQLPRAEHRKKISHYLEDTSAKSLMELLDDSEVTSDEENCLTQDEIQSFVDNNKSFYNNRDQYRQRLKDKFTKYCHGGADWFAAATTSVN
- the ggnbp2 gene encoding gametogenetin-binding protein 2 isoform X1, which gives rise to MNILPPAHTPLSHLFYLIFLYKKATFKSGLLSPPRQELEDMARLVAVCRDGEEDFPFLARQIPLYIDDTLTMVMEFIDSVMNLDTHQINSSQMKQFVEHHSMLKQQDLNIAMMVTSREVFSALSQLVPCVGCRRSVERLFSQLVESGNPALEPLTVKPTGVLSVTKTCMADAKTLYTLFYIHGSKLNDMINAIPKSKKNKRCQLHSLETHKPKPLGGSWMDVWELMSQECRDEVVLIDSTCLQETLETYLRKHRFCTDCKNKVLRAYNILIGELDCTKEKGYCAALYEGLRCCPQEHHVHVCCETDFMAHLLGRAEPEFSGGYERRERHAKTIDIAQEEVLTCLGIHLYERLHRIWQKLRAEEQTWQMLFCLGIDALRKSFETAVEKVQGISRLEQLCEELSEEERAKELKQEKKRQKKKNRRKNKCGFDTSEQEAEGKNLAEGSLESVENGGCKACGSREEEEEGHVSCVEVVVTSNESTTSCSCPDSTVPILGSPKVKKGNAVTTIQPSLKTRHLTLGLSPHSNGSDCGYSSSMEGSEPGSQEGCDVACAEGICNHHEAGDYLCGHQCAEDKEEDCMDSCVECWASSEENTKGKKKNKRRKNNGLLSYHQGPNAEVCVMEENRKGQNTAATSPVCRTKETCAQLCLDIFSSIPPQLPRAEHRKKISHYLEDTSAKSLMELLDDSEVTSDEENCLTQDEIQSFVDNNKSFYNNRDQYRQRLKDKFTKYCHGGADWFAAATTSVN
- the ggnbp2 gene encoding gametogenetin-binding protein 2 isoform X2 — encoded protein: MNILPPAHTPLSHLFYLIFLYKKATFKSGLLSPPRQELEDMARLVAVCRDGEEDFPFLARQIPLYIDDTLTMVMEFIDSVMNLDTHQINSSQMKQFVEHHSMLKQQDLNIAMMVTSREVFSALSQLVPCVGCRRSVERLFSQLVESGNPALEPLTVKPTGVLSVTKTCMADAKTLYTLFYIHGSKLNDMINAIPKSKKNKRCQLHSLETHKPKPLGGSWMDVWELMSQECRDEVVLIDSTCLQETLETYLRKHRFCTDCKNKVLRAYNILIGELDCTKEKGYCAALYEGLRCCPQEHHVHVCCETDFMAHLLGRAEPEFSGGYERRERHAKTIDIAQEEVLTCLGIHLYERLHRIWQKLRAEEQTWQMLFCLGIDALRKSFETAVEKVQGISRLEQLCEELSEEERAKELKQEKKRQKKKNRRKNKCGFDTSEQEAEGKNLAEGSLESVENGGCKACGSREEEEEGHVSCVEVVVTSNESTTSCSCPDSTVPILGSPKVKKGLSPHSNGSDCGYSSSMEGSEPGSQEGCDVACAEGICNHHEAGDYLCGHQCAEDKEEDCMDSCVECWASSEENTKGKKKNKRRKNNGLLSYHQGPNAEVCVMEENRKGQNTAATSPVCRTKETCAQLCLDIFSSIPPQLPRAEHRKKISHYLEDTSAKSLMELLDDSEVTSDEENCLTQDEIQSFVDNNKSFYNNRDQYRQRLKDKFTKYCHGGADWFAAATTSVN